The Alphaproteobacteria bacterium US3C007 genomic interval CAAGATGTTATTCTTTAGTTGCGGCCACTGGCGCTGCAATTGTCAGGCTGCCACCCGCTTTTTCAACCGCTGCAATGGCAGATTTTGACGCGCCTGTCACGGTAAGCGCCACTTTTGAGGTCAGCTCGCCCTTTGACAAAATGCGAATTCCGTCCAATTTGCGGCGCACCAAGCCAGACGCGATCAAAGCATCTTCCGACATATCCGCTTTCGCGTCTAATTTACCGGCTTCAATAAATTTCTGGATCAAACCAAGGTTTACAACGGCAAATTTCTTACGGTTCGGCTTGCTGAAGCCGCGCTTTGGCAAACGTTGATACAAAGGCATCTGGCCGCCTTCATACCCGTTAATCGCCACACCTGAGCGTGATTTCTGGCCTTTGATACCACGTCCGGCAGTTTTACCCTTGCCAGATCCTGGACCGCGCGCCACACGTTTCTTCTTGCGTGTTGCGCCTTCATTATCGTGTAATTCGTGTAATTTCATGTCGCTTCCCCTTTGCCGGAACTGCCCTTCGAGCGACCAAAGGGGCAAACACGGCGTTGCAATTGATTCTGTGCCCTCGAAAGGCCACCGGAGGCGTATAGACTCAGACCCTCCTTCATGCAAGCCCCAGAGCACCCAGCAATTAAATCATGCTGCCAAGAAGCCTTTCGCCGCCTGAAAGGCCTCTGCAGCGCCCCATTTAGGCGCTGCCAAACCAAGCCCAACAAAAGTCTATGGTTCATGCGAGCAACTTGAATAAGGGTCTAACGCGCCCAATTTCTTTGAACGGCACAAGCGCGTGGCAAATGAAAAAACGCGCGTCGTGCAATCTGACTGGACGGTTAAGTTGGTCGAACGAATATCAGCAGAGTCGCAGCGCTCTCAAGAAAAGCACACCGCGGCATACGCCAAACCCGCCACTTTATATCTATGTCCACAGAATAAAACGCCCCGGGAAGATCCCGAGGCGTTTTTAGTTTCACTTTTAGAAGGGCGCGCTTTAGTTATCGCGTTCTTCGATAATCTCAACCATATGCGAGATTTTATTCACCATACCGCGCACCGCCGGGGTATCTTCCAGCTCACGGGTTTTGTGCATTTTGTTGAGGCCCAGGCCAATCAGCGTCTGACGCTGCTTTGCAGGGCGGCGGATCGGAGACCCGGTTTGTTTTACAACAATTGTTTTCGCCATTCTTCTGGTCCTTAAGCTTCTGCGGTTTCAACCGCGTCGGCTGCTGCCGCGGGCTCATCGCGTTTCAGGATATCAGCAACCTTCTTACCGCGGCGTTGCGCCACCATACGAGGGCTCGATTCATTCACCAGACCGTCAATTGTTGCACGGATCATGTTATATGGATTTGACGATCCAACTGATTTTGCAACAACATCCTGTACACCAAGCATTTCAAACACGGCGCGCATAGGACCACCGGCAATGATACCAGTACCCGTTGCGGCGGTGCGCATCACAACTTTACCAGCGCCATGACGGCCCTGTACGTCGTGATGCAAGGTGCGGCCTTCGCGCAATGGAATACGCACCATCTGACGTTTGGCTTGCTCGGTTGCTTTGCGGATGGCTTCAGGAACTTCCTTTGCCTTCCCCTTACCATAGCCCACACGGCCCTTTTGGTCGCCAACAACCACCAATGCGGCAAAGCCGAAGCGTTTCCCACCTTTAACGGTTTTTGACACCCGGTTGATCGAAACGAGACGATCGGCGAACTCAGGCGCTTCATCACGATCGCGACGGCCCCGGTTGTTTTGTTCTCTAGCCATATCTTCGTCTCCTTAAAACTTAAGTCCACCTTCACGGGCGGCGTCAGCCAAAGCTTTGACACGTCCATGAAAGAGAAGTCCACCGCGATCGAAATAGCAGTTATCAACGCCTGCTGCTTTTGCGCGCTCGGCAATTGCCGCGCCCACTTTGGCAGAGGCCTCTACGTTGTTTTTGCCAATGATGCCTAAGTCTTTTTCTAAAGACGAGGCAGCTGCCAACGTACGACCATTCACATCATCGATCAGTTGAACGCTGATGTTTTTATTGCTGCGGAAAACCGACAGGCGCACGCGCCCTGCATTTACCTTACGAAGTTTGTTCCGAACGCGCAGACGGCGCTTCAAGAACAGTTGTCTTTTGCTACTTGCCATTATTTTGCGTCCCTACTTCTTCTTCCCTTCCTTGCGGAAGATAAATTCGCCTTTGTAACGGATCCCTTTGCCCTTGTAGGGCTCTGGTTTCCGCCATTCACGGATGTTAGCGGCCACTTGGCCTACACGTTGCTCATCAATACCTTCGATAGTGATCTCTGTTGGCTTAGGCGCCGTCACAGTTACGTCACTTGGGATTTGAAAATCAACATCATGCGACAGTCCAAGGTTCAACTTCAGAACATTGCCCTGCAACTGTGCCCGATATCCAACGCCCGTGATTTCAAGTTCTTTTTTGAACCCGGTTGTCACACCCGTCACGAGGTTTTGAACCATTGTACGGCTCATACCCCATTGCTGAAGCGCGCGCTTTGAGCTGCCACGCGGGGTAACCGCAACGGCGTTTTCATTTACTGCGATGGTCACATCGTCAGTCGCTTTGAAGCTGCGAGTACCTTTTGGACCCTTCACTTCGATCATCTGGCCAGATACCGACGCGCTTACGCCCGATGGTAGCTCGACAGGTTTTTTACCAATACGAGACATCCCTGACCCCCTTAGAAGACTGTGCAGAGCACTTCACCACCAACATTGGCAGTGCGCGCAGCCGCATCCGACATAACCCCTTTCGGAGTTGAGACAATCGACACACCCAAGCCCTGACGGACAGAAGGAATGTCTTTCACGCCCAGATAAACGCGACGACCGGGTTTTGAAACCCGCTTCAATTCACGAATAACAGGCGTACCATCATAGTATTTGAGGCTGATTTCAATCGCAGGATGGCCATCGCTGCCCGTCATGCTTTCATAACCGCGGATATACCCCTCATCTTTCAGCACATCCAAAACCCAAGCACGCAATTTCGAGGCAGGCGTCGACACCACAGATTTTCCGCGCATTTGAGCGTTGCGGATTCTCGTCAACATATCGCCGATAGGATCATTCATAATATCTCTCCCTTACCAGCTTGACTTAACCATGCCGGGCAGCTGCCCGTTGGAACCCAACTCGCGCAGCATAATCCGGCTGACTTTGAGCTTGCGATAATACGCATGCGGACGGCCGGTCAATTCGCAGCGGTTATGCATGCGGTTTGCCGCGCTATTGCGGGGCAATTTCGCCAATTTCAAACGCGCTTTGAAACGCTCTTCCATTGGCAGATTGTTATCATTCGCGATTTCTTTTAGCGCAGCCCGCTTTTCGGCAAATTTTGCCACCAGGCGCGCACGTTTCTTTTCGCGTTCGATCATTGCTTTCTTAGCCATGTCTAAACTCCTTTTCGCGGATCAGCTGTTGAAGGGCATGTTGAAATGGCTCAACAGCGCCTTGGCTTCCGCGTCGGTATTTGCGGTGGTGGCGATGACAACGTCAAAACCCCAATTTTCATCAACCTTATCGAAATTAATCTCTGGGAAAACGATATGTTCTTTAATTCCCAGCGCATAATTCCCGCGGCCATCAAAACTTTTTGCAGACACGCCCCGAAAGTCGCGGATACGGGGCATCGCAATTGTGATCAACCGGTCAAGAAATTCATACATCCGCGCGCCGCGCAGCGTGACTTTCGCACCCATTGGCATTTCTTCACGCACCCGGAAGCCCGCGATAGATTTCTTTGCCTTGGTGATAACCGCCTGCTGACCAGCAATCGTCGACAGATCTGCTTGCGCAGATTTGGCTTTCTTACTGTCTTTAACAGCTGCCTTACCAGCACCGATATTAAGAACAATCTTGTCAAGGCGTGGGATTTGCATATCGTTTTTATATGCAAATTCTTCTTTCATCGCGGCGCGGATTTTTTCATCATACAAAGCGCGCAAACGGGGGGTGTAATCAGCAGTATCAAGCATCGATCACGTCTCCTGTTGTTTTGGCGAAGCGCATTTTTTTGCCGTCTTCAACTTTGAAACCGACGCGCGTTGCTTTGCCATTGGCGTCGATCAAAGACAGGTTAGACAGCGCAATCGGCATCGCTTTGGGCAAACGTCCGCCCTGCGAGTTTTGCGTTTGCTTGGTGTGGCGGATCGAAACATTGATCCCCTCAACAATTGCCTTTGAGGCAGATGGATCGACAGAAGCGATCGTGCCTTCCTTGCCCTTATCTTTACCGGCAAGAACGATCACTTTGTCACCCTTACGAAGTTTCGCAGCCATTACAGCACCTCCGGGGCAAGTGAGATAATTTTCATGAAGCTTTTGGCGCGCAGTTCACGAACCACTGGTCCAAAAATACGCGTACCGATCGGCTCGCCGCTATTGTTCAAAATCACAGCAGCGTTGCTGTCAAATCGGATAGCGGTGCCATCTTCACGGCGGACCTCTTTGGCGGTTCTAACGACAACGGCTTTACGCACATCGCCCTTTTTCACTCGACCGCGCGGGATGGCTTCCTTTACCGAAACGACGATAACGTCGCCTACGGATGCGTATTTACGCTTGGAACCACCCAACACTTTGATGCACTGTACCCGGCGTGCGCCGGAGTTATCAGCTACATCCAGATTGGTTTGCATCTGGATCATTCGGTTTCTCCCGACCTGTGGGGGGCTTTCACCTGTTCCCCAGGGTTTCGATTAAACTAAAAGGTCTTTCGGCTTACGCCTGCAGAACCTCCCAGCGTTTGGTTTTGGACTTTGGTGCACATTCGATAATCCGAACCGCATCGCCGACCTTAAAAGTATTATTTTCATCATGCGCCCGGTACTTTTTTGATTTCCGGATCGTCTTTTGCATAACGGGGTGCTTAAAACGACGTTCAACAGACACAGTAACCGTTTGTTGATTTGCGTCACTTGTCACAACGCCTTGTAAAATTCGTTTGGGCATTGCTTAGGCTCCCTGCTCAGCGGCCGCATTGGCTGCTTTTTCGTTCAAGATCGTTTTAACACGAGCCGCGTCGCGCTTAACTGAGCGCATACGGGCTGTATTTTCAATCTGCCCTGTCGCCTGCTGAAAGCGCAGGTTAAAGGCCTCTTTTTTCAGACCTGCCAGCTCATCACGCAGCTGGTCCGGTGTCTTATTTCGAAGTTCATTGGCGTCCATCGCCTTATTCCTTTTCTACATCACCAGAAGGCCCCAATGGGTCACCCTTGCTCTAGTGGACAAAATAACAGGCCCCCGCAAACACAGGGGCCAGCTAACATTACCAATCTTCGCGGATGACAACTCTTGTCTTAATAGGCAATTTCATCGCCGCCAATCGGAGCGCTTCCTTTGCCACAGAATCATCGACCCCGTCAATCTCAAACATGATCCGGCCGGGCTTTACCTTGGCCGCCCAGAAATCAACAGAGCCTTTCCCTTTACCCATCCGAACTTCGGTTGGCTTTGAGGTCACAGGTGTGTCTGGAAAAATACGAATCCAAACGCGGCCCTGACGTTTCATATGCCGTGTCATTGCACGACGCGCAGCTTCAATTTGGCGCGCAGTGATGCGCTCAGGCTGAGTGGCCTTCAAGCCGTAGGTGCCAAAGTTCAGATCAGATCCGCCCTTGGCTTCGCCATGAATCCGCCCTTTATGCATTTTGCGGAACTTTGTGCGTTTTGGTTGCAGCATGGTCTACTCCTCCCTAGCGCCGACCGCCGGCACCACGAGGTGCTGGACCGTCTTGCAGTTCTTGTGCTTTGCGATCGCGGGCTTGCGGATCATGCTCCATAATCTCGCCTTTAAAGATCCACACTTTGATGCCAATAATCCCATAAGGGGTTGCGGCTTCAACATTCGCATAATCGATATCGGCGCGCAAAGTATGCAGAGGCACGCGGCCTTCACGATACCATTCGGTCCGCGC includes:
- the rpsQ gene encoding 30S ribosomal protein S17; this translates as MPKRILQGVVTSDANQQTVTVSVERRFKHPVMQKTIRKSKKYRAHDENNTFKVGDAVRIIECAPKSKTKRWEVLQA
- the rplF gene encoding 50S ribosomal protein L6 — translated: MSRIGKKPVELPSGVSASVSGQMIEVKGPKGTRSFKATDDVTIAVNENAVAVTPRGSSKRALQQWGMSRTMVQNLVTGVTTGFKKELEITGVGYRAQLQGNVLKLNLGLSHDVDFQIPSDVTVTAPKPTEITIEGIDEQRVGQVAANIREWRKPEPYKGKGIRYKGEFIFRKEGKKK
- the rplO gene encoding 50S ribosomal protein L15; protein product: MKLHELHDNEGATRKKKRVARGPGSGKGKTAGRGIKGQKSRSGVAINGYEGGQMPLYQRLPKRGFSKPNRKKFAVVNLGLIQKFIEAGKLDAKADMSEDALIASGLVRRKLDGIRILSKGELTSKVALTVTGASKSAIAAVEKAGGSLTIAAPVAATKE
- the rpmD gene encoding 50S ribosomal protein L30 — encoded protein: MAKTIVVKQTGSPIRRPAKQRQTLIGLGLNKMHKTRELEDTPAVRGMVNKISHMVEIIEERDN
- the rplE gene encoding 50S ribosomal protein L5; protein product: MLDTADYTPRLRALYDEKIRAAMKEEFAYKNDMQIPRLDKIVLNIGAGKAAVKDSKKAKSAQADLSTIAGQQAVITKAKKSIAGFRVREEMPMGAKVTLRGARMYEFLDRLITIAMPRIRDFRGVSAKSFDGRGNYALGIKEHIVFPEINFDKVDENWGFDVVIATTANTDAEAKALLSHFNMPFNS
- the rpmC gene encoding 50S ribosomal protein L29; translation: MDANELRNKTPDQLRDELAGLKKEAFNLRFQQATGQIENTARMRSVKRDAARVKTILNEKAANAAAEQGA
- the rplX gene encoding 50S ribosomal protein L24, translated to MAAKLRKGDKVIVLAGKDKGKEGTIASVDPSASKAIVEGINVSIRHTKQTQNSQGGRLPKAMPIALSNLSLIDANGKATRVGFKVEDGKKMRFAKTTGDVIDA
- the rpsE gene encoding 30S ribosomal protein S5 produces the protein MAREQNNRGRRDRDEAPEFADRLVSINRVSKTVKGGKRFGFAALVVVGDQKGRVGYGKGKAKEVPEAIRKATEQAKRQMVRIPLREGRTLHHDVQGRHGAGKVVMRTAATGTGIIAGGPMRAVFEMLGVQDVVAKSVGSSNPYNMIRATIDGLVNESSPRMVAQRRGKKVADILKRDEPAAAADAVETAEA
- the rpsN gene encoding 30S ribosomal protein S14; amino-acid sequence: MAKKAMIEREKKRARLVAKFAEKRAALKEIANDNNLPMEERFKARLKLAKLPRNSAANRMHNRCELTGRPHAYYRKLKVSRIMLRELGSNGQLPGMVKSSW
- the rpsH gene encoding 30S ribosomal protein S8; translated protein: MNDPIGDMLTRIRNAQMRGKSVVSTPASKLRAWVLDVLKDEGYIRGYESMTGSDGHPAIEISLKYYDGTPVIRELKRVSKPGRRVYLGVKDIPSVRQGLGVSIVSTPKGVMSDAAARTANVGGEVLCTVF
- the rplN gene encoding 50S ribosomal protein L14, with product MIQMQTNLDVADNSGARRVQCIKVLGGSKRKYASVGDVIVVSVKEAIPRGRVKKGDVRKAVVVRTAKEVRREDGTAIRFDSNAAVILNNSGEPIGTRIFGPVVRELRAKSFMKIISLAPEVL
- the rplR gene encoding 50S ribosomal protein L18, coding for MASSKRQLFLKRRLRVRNKLRKVNAGRVRLSVFRSNKNISVQLIDDVNGRTLAAASSLEKDLGIIGKNNVEASAKVGAAIAERAKAAGVDNCYFDRGGLLFHGRVKALADAAREGGLKF
- the rplP gene encoding 50S ribosomal protein L16, producing MLQPKRTKFRKMHKGRIHGEAKGGSDLNFGTYGLKATQPERITARQIEAARRAMTRHMKRQGRVWIRIFPDTPVTSKPTEVRMGKGKGSVDFWAAKVKPGRIMFEIDGVDDSVAKEALRLAAMKLPIKTRVVIREDW